The Thermoclostridium stercorarium subsp. stercorarium DSM 8532 genome contains a region encoding:
- a CDS encoding DUF5696 domain-containing protein has product MVRKILSIFLPVFLSVVINPKVSAYPAQNEKLGLKYRAVMDDKLPDGVIFTEPSKNIKGHKLVAESDNYQLYFKEDSLSVIVRDKTTGAIMESVVEGDVRGNAIAGWQSFLKSGIVLKLIKGINLNHVVVGADEAERDVKLTGDGFYAKLYYEEYGIGFDVHVSLSEDQLIVEIPNRSIVEDKDEYKIGEIYVYPFLGHTHMGDRSGYMLVPDGNGAMIYLNDKNRRFSSNYSQYVYGRNIGIDEPYALSLLMNRYQSVNEAENIMAPVFGMVHTDSEMGYLGIIESGDYSAKIEAYPNGAYTDYNWICSKFILRQIYIQPTGKREGHVIARQERRNEFDIRVRYCFVSGEYANYTGLALKYRDFLLKHGIVVPRHDNFRIRLDFLGIDKENWLIFKRNVTMTTVNNIKEIYKELKDAGVTDIISVYKGWQKDGINALPIEKYAADGDIGGNGKLTALIRECESSGIEFYLYQDSLRINPSIKNAAFNVVKQITKRVYEEMTYKDVFEKFRFLTPAKTRQVMIRSAKSYINNGVTNIMLGGITNILFTYTHKGNLYTRVDTANIYESAVSELSGKLNFIMEKPFSYLWKYTNAIADMPISTSNYIFTDEEVPFLTIALKGLIPMYSEYVNFEANKEEFFLKLVETGVYPSFYITYEDPAKLQYTNSSDIYSSRFAVYKDDIIRYYNELKKINDLTQGAKIISHSQFSNGLTVVSYDNGVKIYLNYNPDRVITADGYAIEPMSYVVGGGK; this is encoded by the coding sequence ATGGTGCGCAAAATATTGTCCATTTTCCTTCCTGTTTTTCTGTCGGTTGTTATAAACCCAAAAGTTTCGGCATATCCGGCACAGAATGAAAAGCTCGGTCTTAAATACCGGGCAGTAATGGACGACAAACTTCCTGACGGAGTGATTTTTACTGAGCCTTCAAAAAATATAAAGGGGCATAAACTTGTTGCTGAAAGCGATAATTACCAGCTGTATTTTAAAGAGGATTCACTGTCGGTTATCGTAAGGGACAAAACAACGGGCGCGATAATGGAATCGGTTGTGGAAGGAGATGTCCGTGGCAATGCCATTGCAGGATGGCAGAGTTTTTTAAAGTCGGGAATTGTTCTGAAACTTATAAAAGGAATTAACCTGAACCATGTAGTGGTCGGAGCAGACGAGGCTGAAAGGGATGTGAAATTAACCGGCGACGGTTTCTATGCGAAACTTTACTATGAAGAATACGGCATTGGTTTTGACGTTCATGTTTCACTTTCAGAGGATCAGCTGATTGTTGAAATTCCCAACCGGTCAATCGTTGAAGACAAAGATGAGTATAAAATAGGGGAAATATATGTTTATCCTTTTCTCGGGCATACGCATATGGGGGACAGATCGGGTTATATGCTGGTGCCCGACGGCAACGGCGCCATGATATATCTTAACGACAAGAACCGAAGATTTTCCTCGAATTATTCTCAATATGTATATGGCAGAAATATAGGCATTGATGAACCTTATGCCCTGTCACTACTTATGAACAGGTACCAGTCGGTTAATGAAGCAGAAAATATTATGGCACCGGTGTTTGGAATGGTACATACCGATTCAGAAATGGGGTACCTGGGAATTATAGAGAGCGGAGATTACAGCGCCAAAATAGAAGCTTATCCCAATGGTGCGTATACCGATTATAACTGGATCTGTTCGAAATTTATCCTGAGGCAGATTTATATCCAGCCCACAGGGAAAAGGGAAGGGCATGTTATTGCCAGGCAAGAGAGGCGAAATGAATTTGACATCCGCGTAAGGTACTGTTTTGTTTCGGGTGAATATGCGAATTACACAGGTTTGGCGCTGAAATACCGCGATTTTCTTCTGAAACACGGAATCGTCGTTCCCAGACATGACAATTTCAGGATTCGCCTGGATTTTCTCGGCATTGATAAAGAAAACTGGCTGATTTTCAAGCGGAATGTAACGATGACGACGGTGAACAATATAAAAGAGATTTACAAAGAACTGAAAGATGCCGGCGTAACCGATATAATTTCGGTTTACAAGGGGTGGCAGAAGGACGGGATAAATGCGCTGCCCATAGAAAAATACGCTGCCGACGGTGACATAGGGGGAAATGGAAAACTTACTGCACTGATTAGGGAATGTGAAAGCTCAGGAATTGAATTTTATTTATATCAGGATTCGCTAAGGATAAATCCTTCTATAAAAAACGCTGCGTTTAATGTTGTAAAACAGATAACTAAACGGGTTTATGAGGAAATGACATACAAGGATGTGTTTGAAAAATTCAGGTTTTTAACCCCTGCGAAGACAAGACAGGTCATGATCAGGTCGGCAAAATCCTACATAAACAACGGTGTAACAAACATAATGCTCGGTGGAATTACAAATATCCTTTTTACATATACCCATAAAGGGAATCTTTACACCAGGGTTGACACTGCGAATATTTATGAGTCTGCCGTTTCGGAATTAAGCGGGAAACTGAATTTCATTATGGAAAAGCCTTTTTCATACCTGTGGAAATATACCAATGCCATAGCAGATATGCCCATAAGTACTTCAAATTATATATTCACCGATGAAGAAGTGCCGTTTTTGACAATAGCCCTTAAGGGCTTAATCCCGATGTACTCCGAATATGTAAATTTTGAGGCAAACAAGGAGGAATTTTTCCTTAAACTGGTTGAAACCGGAGTTTATCCGTCATTTTACATTACATATGAAGATCCCGCAAAACTGCAATACACAAATTCTTCGGATATATACAGTTCAAGGTTCGCTGTCTACAAAGACGATATAATCAGGTACTATAACGAGCTGAAAAAAATAAACGATCTCACTCAGGGAGCAAAGATAATTTCCCACAGTCAGTTTTCGAACGGGCTTACCGTCGTAAGCTACGATAACGGCGTGAAAATATATTTGAATTACAATCCCGACAGGGTAATTACGGCAGACGGATATGCCATTGAACCGATGTCTTATGTGGTGGGTGGAGGAAAATGA
- a CDS encoding extracellular solute-binding protein, translating into MKKTAVYKFIVFLVSVVSVIILSAILLKQMAAAGTNLSTDEYKSQLAGININGISFSDYIKNYDVKRKPDAEYIIEAKDYVRVEGMEVRKFADFHGMDGISVYTGEKGFIEYEVDIKEEGFYNISILYYPVEGKSAAIQRAIFIDGVLPYRELSLVEFPRIFVNERDEWLRDNRGNDLKPRQVEAPQWITGFCYDSEGYETKELAVYLGKGIHTITLYSLREPMVIRKIILSNTGEVLPYDLVKEKYDAGGATDTSGHMVRIEAEHANRKSSPMLYPTQDRSSPAVSPYDAKELRNNTIGSNGNWKIVGQWLEWDFEVPESGYYYITLHARQNFVRGIYTSRKIMIDGKVPFEEMSDYGFKYYSGWRLITLGDENGENFKFYLEKGKHVLRMEVVLGDFSRIVSRVEDIVKNLNAIYRKVIRITGVEPDKYRDYHIEKNIPGIVEELKKERNSLAIAMEELRAVAGTGSDREAALNTMLRQLDYVIADVERLPKILTSFKIDISALGNWITGVLEQPLALDTIYIHSPDVQVPKPNNSLLARIVHTIKSLFYSFVIDYNAIGNVAEEGEDVRTITVWIGSGRDQANVLKSLIDESFTPQTNINVNLELVDMGMLLQATLAGQGPDVAVQVSSDIPVNYGMRNAVVDLSQFPDLEEVKRQFRESAMVPYEFDGHVFALPETETCLMMFYRKDILDELGLEVPVTWDEMKAALSVLSKNQMDVGMLPSEQVFAMLLYQSGGQYYNENSTASVLNSDTAVRAFKGYCKFYTDYRLDRETPVDQRFRTGEAPIVIADYTLYNQLQVSAPDIKGLWGFTMVPGTVREDGTVDHSVPSAGSAVIMMSRAKDKEAAWEFMKWWVSAETQIRYGREMEALMGAAARHPTANIEAFESLPWPTEDYDALKSQFEWLKGIPQVPGSYYTWRNVNNAFYRVVIAEDKNKMQPREALTEYVRYVNDEITFKRKEFGLPTDDDLKKK; encoded by the coding sequence ATGAAGAAGACGGCAGTATATAAGTTTATAGTCTTTCTTGTTTCAGTTGTCTCGGTAATTATTTTGTCTGCCATATTGCTGAAGCAAATGGCCGCAGCGGGGACAAATCTTTCAACCGATGAATATAAGTCTCAGCTTGCAGGGATTAATATAAATGGTATTTCCTTCAGCGACTATATAAAAAATTATGACGTTAAAAGGAAACCCGATGCGGAATACATAATAGAAGCAAAGGATTATGTCCGGGTCGAAGGTATGGAAGTCCGGAAATTCGCCGATTTTCACGGAATGGACGGTATATCTGTATACACCGGTGAAAAGGGGTTTATTGAATATGAGGTGGACATAAAGGAAGAAGGTTTTTATAACATCTCCATACTTTATTATCCTGTTGAAGGAAAAAGCGCCGCCATACAGAGGGCGATATTCATAGACGGTGTATTGCCATACAGGGAGCTCAGCCTTGTGGAGTTCCCGAGAATATTTGTAAATGAACGGGATGAATGGCTAAGGGACAACAGGGGGAATGACCTGAAACCCAGGCAGGTGGAAGCGCCGCAGTGGATAACGGGTTTTTGCTACGACAGTGAAGGGTATGAGACAAAGGAACTTGCCGTTTATTTGGGGAAAGGAATTCATACAATCACTTTGTACTCCCTCAGGGAGCCGATGGTTATCCGGAAAATCATTCTGAGCAACACAGGGGAAGTACTCCCGTACGACCTGGTCAAGGAAAAATACGACGCCGGGGGAGCTACCGATACATCGGGACATATGGTCAGAATTGAAGCAGAGCACGCAAACAGGAAATCTTCCCCGATGCTGTATCCCACTCAGGACAGATCATCTCCTGCAGTATCCCCCTATGACGCGAAGGAATTGAGAAATAACACGATTGGAAGCAACGGCAACTGGAAAATTGTCGGTCAGTGGCTGGAATGGGATTTTGAGGTCCCCGAAAGCGGATATTATTATATAACCTTGCACGCCAGACAGAATTTTGTAAGGGGTATTTACACATCAAGGAAAATAATGATTGACGGAAAAGTCCCTTTTGAAGAAATGAGCGATTACGGATTCAAATATTACAGCGGATGGAGATTGATTACGCTGGGTGATGAGAACGGCGAAAACTTTAAATTCTATCTTGAAAAAGGGAAACACGTGCTCAGAATGGAAGTGGTATTAGGGGATTTTTCCCGCATTGTAAGCAGGGTGGAAGACATTGTAAAAAATCTTAATGCGATCTATCGAAAGGTTATACGTATTACAGGCGTGGAACCTGACAAGTACAGGGACTATCATATTGAAAAGAATATTCCGGGAATAGTGGAGGAGCTTAAAAAAGAAAGAAACAGTCTTGCAATTGCGATGGAAGAACTCAGGGCGGTTGCTGGGACGGGAAGCGATCGTGAAGCGGCGCTGAATACAATGCTTAGACAGCTTGATTATGTAATAGCCGATGTTGAAAGACTGCCCAAAATACTTACTTCATTTAAAATTGACATAAGTGCCCTGGGAAACTGGATTACGGGCGTGCTTGAGCAACCCCTCGCGCTGGATACAATATATATTCATTCTCCCGATGTTCAAGTGCCAAAACCGAATAATTCGCTGTTGGCCAGAATTGTCCACACCATCAAATCCCTATTTTATTCCTTCGTGATTGATTATAACGCCATAGGCAATGTGGCCGAAGAAGGGGAAGATGTAAGGACGATTACCGTTTGGATCGGTTCGGGACGTGATCAGGCAAATGTTCTTAAATCGCTGATAGATGAGTCATTTACTCCGCAAACGAATATAAATGTAAACCTCGAACTGGTGGATATGGGGATGCTTTTGCAGGCTACACTGGCGGGTCAGGGGCCTGACGTGGCAGTGCAGGTTTCCAGTGATATCCCGGTAAATTACGGTATGAGAAATGCAGTTGTGGATTTGTCCCAATTCCCCGATCTGGAAGAAGTGAAAAGGCAATTTCGGGAAAGCGCAATGGTTCCGTATGAATTTGACGGGCACGTTTTTGCCCTTCCTGAAACCGAAACCTGTCTTATGATGTTTTACAGGAAGGATATATTGGATGAACTCGGGCTTGAAGTGCCGGTAACGTGGGATGAAATGAAGGCGGCCCTTTCGGTGCTGAGCAAAAATCAGATGGATGTCGGAATGCTGCCGTCCGAACAGGTTTTCGCAATGCTTTTGTACCAGAGCGGCGGTCAGTATTACAACGAAAATTCCACCGCTTCGGTTCTGAACAGTGATACTGCCGTAAGGGCCTTTAAAGGGTACTGTAAATTCTACACTGATTACAGGCTGGACAGGGAAACCCCAGTGGATCAGCGTTTCAGAACCGGAGAGGCGCCGATTGTGATTGCCGACTATACGCTGTATAACCAGCTTCAGGTGTCGGCACCCGATATCAAGGGATTATGGGGATTTACGATGGTTCCCGGCACGGTCAGGGAGGACGGTACGGTGGATCATTCCGTACCAAGTGCCGGATCGGCGGTTATTATGATGAGCCGGGCAAAGGATAAGGAAGCGGCATGGGAGTTTATGAAATGGTGGGTTTCTGCAGAAACTCAAATTCGTTACGGCCGGGAAATGGAAGCATTGATGGGCGCTGCGGCAAGGCATCCCACCGCAAATATTGAAGCTTTCGAAAGCCTTCCGTGGCCTACCGAGGATTATGATGCCTTGAAAAGCCAGTTCGAATGGCTGAAAGGAATACCTCAGGTGCCGGGAAGCTATTACACCT
- a CDS encoding carbohydrate ABC transporter permease, with the protein MKKIVFARKNSGLKKREALTGYLFVSPWVIGVLTFLIIPLGQSFYYSLCSVKISPKGRKYEFIALKNYTDLFRLDVWFIENMIRYLLNTLISVPVIVVFALIIAMLLNEKLKGKGFFRTIYFLPVIVVSGPVMIQLADQGATSIPAMNVSGIIRVLDTYLPAFMVEPVANLFNNMILILWYSGVQILIFLAALQKIDNSLYEAAKIDGGSGWECFWKITLPITKPMILLNAVYTVIYVSGNEQNVIINSIYNDMFAVNRGYGFASAKAWLYSVVVLAIVGFFALVLRNRDTYQAEIKRFEKMKAIEEKERRKLLRRQARRSGKKPKGVCTG; encoded by the coding sequence ATGAAAAAAATTGTATTTGCAAGAAAGAACAGCGGGCTGAAAAAAAGAGAAGCTTTGACTGGGTATTTATTTGTTTCACCGTGGGTAATCGGAGTTTTGACGTTCCTGATTATTCCGCTGGGGCAGTCATTCTACTATTCCCTGTGCAGTGTAAAGATTTCCCCGAAAGGAAGAAAATATGAGTTTATCGCTTTAAAAAATTATACTGACCTGTTCAGGCTTGACGTGTGGTTTATTGAAAATATGATAAGGTATTTGCTGAATACCCTGATTTCCGTGCCGGTCATTGTGGTATTTGCTCTCATTATTGCAATGCTTTTGAATGAAAAACTGAAAGGAAAGGGTTTTTTCAGGACAATATATTTTCTTCCCGTTATTGTAGTAAGCGGGCCTGTAATGATTCAACTGGCCGATCAGGGTGCCACCAGCATACCGGCGATGAATGTTTCGGGAATCATAAGGGTTTTGGATACATACCTGCCTGCATTTATGGTAGAGCCGGTTGCGAACCTTTTTAACAACATGATTCTAATCCTGTGGTACTCAGGAGTTCAGATACTCATATTTCTTGCTGCATTGCAGAAAATAGATAATTCGCTTTATGAAGCTGCCAAAATAGACGGAGGTTCGGGATGGGAATGTTTCTGGAAAATAACGTTGCCGATAACCAAGCCTATGATTTTGCTTAATGCCGTGTATACGGTGATTTATGTTTCGGGGAATGAGCAGAACGTGATAATTAATTCAATATACAATGACATGTTCGCAGTAAATAGGGGATATGGCTTTGCATCGGCCAAAGCGTGGCTGTACTCGGTGGTCGTTCTCGCAATTGTGGGATTTTTTGCATTGGTTTTAAGAAACAGGGATACATATCAGGCTGAGATAAAAAGGTTTGAAAAAATGAAAGCAATAGAGGAAAAGGAAAGAAGGAAGCTTTTAAGAAGACAGGCAAGGCGTTCCGGAAAGAAACCCAAAGGGGTGTGTACAGGGTGA
- a CDS encoding ABC transporter substrate-binding protein produces the protein MKALTEQGLPVNNHRSVSSVVNDKNYDKKEDYPMDVIKKALPILLVMFLCFTVLAACDRNRNDKGGDRTRAVSEVQPSGDAGSGETDAAQNEDTKKAKSLPPMTAENITLSYASWENEVLTTHLAKRFMEKYPNITVEVITLPLEGYNDALLNLVASGQMPDAFWILGECDFAIANQLLGDMTEYWENDPESDNVLKTINEGRFGYYGTDRKWATPVKFFPETIFANKALFEQLNVEMPPMDWTWEEMVEYVKKMTVPELGIYGFNQYRRIVTWYPVAADDNCWGEFGWDGQSFDFTNWADGINLEAELINGGYHAPPFGSDEAEKAFGDRNMWAADSGKIAFQFDAWWTFNNLFAQDKYLEKGLIYVPYLVPRAKGTTSKHTMGTLDFGGISSATEYPREAYELLKFMNWSEEGWMAKLEAYSTLTNPDGSRLSLDALPITLSEKVWQEVRKFFPGDDDPYGRGPWFDYFLEHCKEPIPYGGTMIPGFATFLAEGYAGVEDAVINGGVNAHDFVRDLTEKANAANREAMKAFETYE, from the coding sequence TTGAAAGCGTTGACAGAACAGGGATTACCGGTGAATAATCACCGAAGCGTAAGTTCGGTGGTAAACGATAAAAATTACGACAAAAAGGAGGATTATCCGATGGACGTTATCAAAAAAGCGTTGCCAATTTTACTTGTTATGTTCTTATGCTTTACAGTGCTTGCAGCATGTGACCGCAATAGGAATGACAAAGGCGGGGACAGAACGCGGGCGGTGTCTGAAGTACAACCGTCGGGTGACGCAGGTTCCGGCGAAACCGATGCAGCGCAGAATGAAGATACAAAAAAAGCAAAATCTTTGCCTCCGATGACTGCCGAAAATATTACACTGTCTTATGCATCCTGGGAAAATGAGGTGCTTACAACCCATTTGGCAAAAAGGTTCATGGAAAAATACCCGAATATAACGGTGGAAGTTATAACCCTCCCGCTGGAAGGTTATAACGATGCCCTCCTAAACCTTGTTGCCAGCGGGCAAATGCCTGATGCTTTCTGGATACTGGGAGAATGCGATTTTGCAATAGCAAACCAGCTGCTCGGGGATATGACCGAATATTGGGAAAACGATCCGGAATCCGATAACGTACTGAAAACCATAAACGAAGGCAGGTTTGGATATTACGGCACCGACAGAAAATGGGCCACGCCTGTGAAATTCTTTCCTGAAACAATATTTGCCAATAAGGCTTTGTTTGAACAGTTAAACGTGGAAATGCCGCCAATGGACTGGACATGGGAGGAAATGGTTGAATATGTGAAAAAGATGACCGTGCCGGAACTTGGCATATACGGATTCAATCAGTACAGAAGAATTGTAACATGGTATCCGGTTGCGGCCGACGACAACTGCTGGGGCGAATTTGGATGGGACGGTCAGTCTTTTGATTTCACAAACTGGGCTGACGGAATTAATCTTGAAGCTGAACTGATAAACGGTGGCTATCATGCGCCGCCATTCGGTTCGGATGAAGCGGAAAAAGCCTTTGGCGACAGAAACATGTGGGCTGCGGATTCAGGCAAAATAGCTTTTCAGTTCGACGCATGGTGGACGTTTAACAATCTGTTTGCCCAGGACAAATATCTGGAAAAAGGGCTTATTTATGTACCTTATCTTGTGCCAAGGGCCAAGGGAACAACAAGCAAGCACACAATGGGAACTTTGGATTTCGGCGGAATTTCGTCAGCAACCGAATATCCGCGCGAAGCCTATGAGCTGCTGAAATTCATGAACTGGAGCGAAGAGGGATGGATGGCAAAACTTGAGGCTTATAGCACCCTCACGAATCCCGACGGTTCGAGGCTGTCGCTTGACGCGCTTCCGATAACTTTGAGTGAAAAGGTATGGCAGGAAGTGAGAAAGTTCTTCCCCGGGGATGATGATCCTTACGGCAGAGGCCCATGGTTCGATTATTTCCTTGAACACTGTAAAGAGCCCATTCCGTATGGCGGAACCATGATACCGGGCTTTGCAACGTTCCTTGCGGAAGGATATGCTGGGGTTGAAGATGCGGTTATAAACGGCGGAGTAAATGCCCATGATTTTGTTCGGGATTTGACCGAAAAGGCAAATGCGGCAAACAGAGAGGCAATGAAAGCCTTTGAAACCTATGAATAA
- a CDS encoding LacI family DNA-binding transcriptional regulator, whose amino-acid sequence MKRVTIQDIARELNLSRNTVSKALRDSDQVSYETKCMVIKKAYEMGYTKLSPAVLKQSGLSTVSDKIKTVVVLLKREISLFWNSIIMGISEELNRCGFKLQLNFISEEDEKNLVLPLDLEEDVSGIIILSVFSQNYIEKILKQNIPTVFLDAPGNVETIAHHSDIVLCEGINSVKAITSDLISRGMKKIGFIGDITYCRTINDRYQGYLKALEEAGIEADNSIIAAHHVKNRYYAAEEVEAALDGFPYIPEAIVCANDDIALDVIRYLKSRGVSVPGDVAVTGYDDIEDLTRAEPFLTTVRVPKQRLGRRLVQQLMWRMQYPDFPKEIVIIEVQVIFRESSKKNI is encoded by the coding sequence GTGAAAAGAGTAACGATTCAGGATATCGCAAGAGAGCTGAATTTGTCAAGGAATACCGTTTCAAAGGCGCTCAGGGACAGTGATCAGGTTTCTTATGAAACTAAATGCATGGTCATTAAAAAAGCTTATGAGATGGGATATACCAAATTGTCTCCTGCAGTTTTGAAACAATCGGGATTGAGTACCGTCTCGGATAAAATTAAAACAGTCGTGGTTTTGCTCAAGAGGGAAATTTCCCTTTTCTGGAACAGCATTATTATGGGGATTTCGGAAGAACTTAACAGGTGCGGTTTTAAACTGCAGCTTAATTTCATCAGTGAGGAAGATGAGAAAAACCTGGTTCTTCCGCTTGATTTGGAAGAGGATGTAAGCGGGATTATAATTTTAAGCGTGTTTTCTCAGAATTACATAGAAAAGATTCTGAAACAGAACATTCCCACCGTATTTCTGGATGCGCCGGGGAATGTGGAGACAATCGCCCACCACAGTGATATAGTCCTTTGCGAAGGAATTAACAGTGTTAAGGCGATAACTTCGGATCTGATATCCCGAGGAATGAAAAAGATTGGTTTTATTGGCGACATAACTTACTGCAGGACGATCAATGACCGTTATCAGGGATATCTGAAAGCACTTGAAGAGGCAGGCATTGAAGCGGATAATTCCATTATTGCTGCGCACCACGTTAAAAACAGGTATTATGCGGCCGAGGAAGTGGAAGCGGCCCTGGATGGTTTTCCGTATATTCCTGAAGCCATTGTCTGTGCCAATGATGACATTGCGCTGGATGTCATCAGGTATCTGAAAAGCAGGGGAGTGTCGGTCCCCGGGGACGTAGCCGTTACCGGTTATGACGATATTGAAGACCTTACACGGGCAGAACCGTTCCTTACCACTGTCCGCGTGCCGAAGCAAAGACTGGGAAGAAGACTGGTTCAGCAGCTGATGTGGAGGATGCAGTACCCTGATTTTCCGAAAGAAATTGTTATCATTGAGGTTCAGGTTATTTTCCGGGAATCTTCGAAAAAAAATATATAA
- a CDS encoding carbohydrate ABC transporter permease gives MKTVKSVRVNLFQALNKEKMIKLLKGTNDRQGLVYLLFRYYLLIVIGFIYLYPLFYMVSTSLMSLDDLLDVSINWLPSSLYLDNYINAAKAMDFWNTFLKSIVVAVVPTVIQVCSCAVIGYGFARFEFKGKKLMMAILIFSFILPKQVTMMPTYVLFTKLKLVGSLHAFNLPALLGQGFYAQIFILIFYQFFRQMPKSLIESAQIDGAGSIRAFLKIAIPSAAPAILVVFLFSFVWYWNESYLTTLYISGVGTKASNDWTTLVVELKHFENIYAQYNQRNQEQLRNINESIKMAGTFLAILPLLIMYAFLQKNFVESVDRTGITGE, from the coding sequence GTGAAAACGGTTAAAAGCGTACGGGTCAATTTATTTCAGGCTTTAAATAAAGAAAAAATGATAAAGCTCCTTAAAGGAACAAATGACAGGCAGGGTCTGGTTTACTTGTTGTTCAGATATTACCTGCTTATTGTCATCGGCTTCATATATTTGTACCCGTTATTTTATATGGTAAGCACCAGCCTAATGTCACTGGATGATTTGCTGGATGTGTCAATCAACTGGTTACCGTCAAGTCTGTATCTGGATAATTATATTAACGCCGCAAAGGCAATGGATTTTTGGAATACATTCCTGAAAAGCATTGTTGTTGCGGTCGTTCCCACCGTTATCCAAGTATGCTCATGCGCCGTGATTGGTTACGGTTTTGCCAGGTTCGAGTTCAAAGGGAAAAAATTAATGATGGCGATACTGATATTTTCGTTCATTCTGCCAAAACAGGTCACAATGATGCCGACATATGTGCTGTTCACGAAGCTGAAACTTGTCGGAAGCCTGCACGCCTTCAATTTGCCTGCACTTTTGGGGCAGGGGTTTTATGCACAGATTTTCATACTGATATTTTATCAGTTTTTCAGACAGATGCCGAAATCCCTGATTGAGTCTGCGCAAATCGACGGCGCGGGAAGCATCAGAGCTTTTCTGAAAATCGCAATACCTTCTGCCGCACCGGCGATATTGGTGGTTTTTCTGTTTTCATTTGTATGGTACTGGAATGAATCCTACCTTACAACCCTGTATATCTCGGGAGTGGGGACGAAGGCTTCCAATGACTGGACCACGCTGGTTGTGGAACTCAAGCATTTCGAGAATATATATGCACAATATAACCAGCGGAATCAGGAACAGCTGAGAAACATAAACGAATCAATTAAAATGGCGGGGACTTTCCTTGCCATACTTCCGCTTCTGATAATGTACGCCTTCCTTCAGAAGAATTTTGTTGAAAGCGTTGACAGAACAGGGATTACCGGTGAATAA